The uncultured Carboxylicivirga sp. genomic interval TTTTATTTGTACCATACCAAATGGCATCTGTTTCAGAGATGCTTAAAAGGATTGTTTCGTTATAAACAATGTCGTAATTGTTTTCGGAAGGATGAGTAAGAATTGAATCCGGAACCAAATAATCGTTATCGTATAACTGTTCAATTTTTTTGTTGATGTTAATGGCTCTTTCGCGCGCCGTTAATGCACCGAATTTTGAGTAGATAATAAAAATGGTGTCGTTGAGGGTTCCTAAAACCGGGAAACCTTCGGCTGTTTTACGGAGTGAATCTATGTGTGCAATCTTATCTTGTCGTCGTTGTTTGTCGGCAAGTTCAATGGTTTTAAGTTGATTCTGAAGATCTTCTTTAATGAGATTATCAGTTGTTTTTAGGCGTTTTATCTGAGCCTCTAATTCAAGTTTTTTTAACGAATCGGATGATCGTTGCTTATTAGCTTCAAGCAGACGTTCGCTAATGTCATTAAAAACATTGGTGTTGATGGTGTCTTTCGATAATTGTACACTATCCGATAGTTGTATTGTGCTGTCGGTTTGCGCAATTAATATTGACATAGTGGCCAATAAAAGACCTATTAAGAAAGTTAATTTTTTCATAGAGCCTTCTTAAACATTGATTAGTGTTGTGTTTATATATCACAAACGATTAGCTAATCAATTGGTTTATAGATTTAAGTGTAAATGTGTTTGTACTTAAGTTGTTGAAGCGAAATGTATGTAATAGTTTTAATTTGTCAACTTATATTGATGAAAATATTCACTCCTATTTTAATTAATTGAAAATAGAGCCATTAAACTGTTCAGTGGTGAACGTTGGGTGTTGATAATTGAACACTGATTGGGGAAGTGGGAAAATGCTTATGTACTGTTGTGTAGTGCTTTATATGTATTGGCTTAATGCTTGTTTCTAAGCTATCTGTAATTTTAAAAAGAAAGCTATGAAACGAATGGGATTATTTGTAGGATTACTTTTGCTTTCAGTGAGTATAATGGCTCAGCAAGAAAAAATTAAGCAAAAGTTTATTGAAGAAACCAGAGTTGAAGCTCCGGTTTTTGAAGGGCATGAAATGATTACTGACATGAATGAATTTATGGTTGAAGAATTAAGTTTTTTAACCGAGGTGGATGCAAATGGGGTTGAAGGAATTGTATCCGTTCAGTTTACAATTGAACCTGATGGATCTGTAGTAAATCCTCATGTAATCAATTCGGTTTCGAATATGCTTGATTATGCTGTATTAAAAGCAGTGAAAAAAAGTGATAAAATGTGGATGGCAGGTAAAGTAAATGGAGAAGCCATAACCATGGATAAAACCATCTATGTTAAGTTTGATATTCCGGGAAATGAATCGCACGAAGAGTTGGCAAGAGAGAATCTGCAATTGGCTGTTAAACGCATTTGCATGATTGAAAGCATTGAAAAAGATCTGTTCTTAACAGAATATAAGAAAGATAAAAAGGTAAATCGGAAAGCTAAAATGGCAGAGTCGTTTTTATGTCGTGCCGAAAAATATAGCCCTGATGAATTATCTATTTTATTTTGGCAAGCCCGATTGTTTGAACTGAAAGGTGATATGGATCGAATGAATGAGAAATTAAATCAGTATGAAGAATTGGCTGATGCCAATCGCTTTGAAGAGTATCTGTTAAATACAAACCAATTGGCAATAGTGCAATTGTAATGGTTGATAAAATTTTGTGAAGGAATTAGTAAGCAGAAGTATTGTAAGCTTCTGCTTTTTTATTGAGTTAAAAAAAGAAGTAAAAAGTTTTTCTGGTTACTTTTATGCTTTTACGCATCAATCATAATCAGATTATATGAAATATTTGTATTTAATTTCTTGCTTACTTTTTTCGATGGTATCCATAACGGCTCAGCCAAAAGTTAAGCAAAATATTCCTTTGGACTCTATTGTATTAAGCGATCCGTTTATTTTAGCCGATAAGGCATCTCACTTGTATTATATGACAGGAACCGGAGGTTTGTTATGGAAAAGCCCTGATTTAAAACATTGGGAAGGTCCGTATAAAGTGGCGCAAACCGATTCTAATTCATGGATGGGTCCTAAACCAATGATTTGGGCAGCTGAATTGCATCACTATAAAAACAAGTATTATTACTTTGCTACATTTACCAACAGGGCAGTAATTACCGATACAGTAAGAGGTAATGCCATTGAAAGAAGAGCATCACATATATTAGTTAGCGATAAGCCTGATGGCCCTTATGTACCTATGCAAGATTCGATTTATCTACCCGCTGATATTCCTACTTTGGATGGAACCTTTTGGGTTGATACCGACAATAAACCTTACATGATTTATTGTGGAGAGTGGCTCAAAAACTGGAATGGCACAATGGAAAAGATTGAGCTAAAACCCGATTTAAGTGGATCGATAGGTGAGGGGCATGTTCTTTTTAGAGCCAGCGATTCACCTTGGAATAGAGAAAAGGATGAAAATGGGGATGATACATTCAATAAAGTAACCGATGGGCCTTATCTATTTAAAACAGCTACTGGTAAATTAGGCATGATTTGGACCAGTTGGGTGTATGATGTTTATACGCAGGGGGTAGCTTATTCAAAAAGTGGAACGCTTGATGGTCCTTGGATTCAGGAACAAGACCCCATAACTCCACCTAACTTTGGACACGGAATGTTGTTTAAAACATTTGATGGGCAGTGGCTAATGTCGGTGCATAGTCATAAGGTGGTTGCTGGTCGATATATTAGGGTTCCTCACTTGTTCAAAGTTGATCTATCGGGCCATAAATTAGTGGTGGGCGATATTTACAAACCTTAAATAAAAAACAACTATGAAAAACTTAACGTTAATCTTTTTTCTGATTGCAATGATCTTTTTTAGTAAAAATACCGATGCACAGGATTGGCCCAATCTCGAACGTTTCAGGGCCGAAAATCAACAGCTGCACAAGCCGGCTAAAAAGGAAAATAGAGTGGTGTTTATGGGTAATTCAATTACTGAAGGTTGGAGCCAGCATCATCCCGAATTCTTTAAAGATAAACCCTATATTAACCGGGGCATAAGTGGTCAAACAACACCGCAGATGTTAATTCGTTTCCGACCCGATGTTATTGACCTGGAGCCTAAAGTGGTTGTGATCTTAGCTGGTATTAATGATATAGCTGGTAATACTGGGCCATCAACGCTTAAGATGATAGCTGATAATATCAAATCCATGGCCGAATTAGCCAAGGCTAATAAAATTAAAGTGGTATTGTGTTCGGTTCTTCCGGCCAATGATTTTCCATGGAATCCGGGAACAGAGCCTGCAGATAAAGTTATAGAGCTGAATCAGATGATTAAAACATATGCTGAGTCTAATAAAATTATCTATGTCGATTATTTTTCACAAATGGTGGATGATCAAAAAGGCTTAAAAAGTGAATTAACCTACGATGGAGTTCACCCAACCAAAGCTGGTTATCAGGTAATGGAACCATTGGTCGAGGCTGCTATTAAAAAAGCATTATAAACACTTTACTAAATAAAGTCCACCACTTAGTAAGTTGGTGGATTTTGCTTTAATAGAGCAAGCATTTAGTCATACTTTTATGGCTTGTTCTATATGCCTTTCTCTATTATTATAGCTTTTCTGAACTGAGTTGGGGTAATACCCACTTCATTTTTGAATGCATTGTAAAATGTAGATTGAGACGAAAAACCGGCTTCAAAGCCTATTTGTTTCATTAAAACATTCTCGTCTTTGCTTTCTGTAATTTTCTTCTTGCAATAATCTATTCGGTAACGGTTAATTAGAGTATTAAAATTGCATTCGAATTCTTTGTTTATAAGCTGCGAAACATAGGTGATATTTGTATTGAGCCTTTTTGCCATAATGTCCAGCGTTAATTCCTTTTGCCGAAAAATTTGGTCATCATCCAAGAGTTTAAGTAGTGTAGCCATTAATCTATTTTCGTTTGAATTAATAGGTTGTGCAGATTTTTCCTTTAATAATGAGTTAATTAAGTTTTGTCGCTGTTGTGTCTCTAGATGTTGTTTGTATATGCTTTGAATAGCTCGGCTTCTTATCTTTTTATTTACAATTATTAATACTGATAAGGAAATAAGTAGAAGCATAATCATGCTGATACCTATAATAGTATTGCGTTTGATTTTTATTTCTTGTTTTTGAATGGCTATGGTATGATCTTTTTCTTGTGTTTCATATCTAACAAGTAACTTTTCTAATTTATCTGAAGCATTTCGTTGATCTACCTCATTTTTTAAAGTCAAGTACGAGGTTATGTATTTAATTGCTTCAGGGTAATTCTTTTCTTTTTTGTACAAGTTAAAAAAGCTCTTATTTATTATCGACTTCCAATATACAGATTCAAGTGAGTCGGACAGGTTAAGGGCCATATTCAGATATTTTTTGGCCATAACACTATTATTGTTCTCCATATAAGCTTTACCCAAAGAGTTTATACATCTTATTAAAGATAAATTTTGAGCATTATCTTTTAGTTTATAATTGTAGGCTTCTTTGTAATAATTAATGGCATTATTATAATCTCCTTGTAATCGATAAAAGTTACCAAAGTTGGTTAAAGCTACTGCTAAGGATTCGCTATGATGTATGCTTCGAGCATAATCAACTGCCTTTTGAAAATATGTTTTAGCCTTATCCCATTTTTTCATCTCGGCATATATAATACCCATTCCTTCGTAACTCTTTCGTTGTTGAATGGGTGAATGCACTTGCTGACAGAGTTCCATGTATTTTTGCTGCCATTTCAATGCTTCCTCAAATCGTTTTTCTTTACGGTAAATTCGACAAATGTTTATGTATACATTTAGGAGGCAATGCATATTCCCATTTTTTTTACACAAAATCATACTCTGGGTAAGGTGTTCATAGGCTTCTGGAAAATAGCTGCGCCGACGATAACCAACACCAAGCAGGTACTGGTACGAATCTCTTTCTTCTGTAATCTGATAAGTAGCTAAAATACTATCAGCCCTATAGAGTAAGGGTTCTGCTTGCTCATATTTTTCTTCGTTCATGAGGTATAAAGCACGAGCTCCAATGCAACTTGCCTGGTATTGTGGTTTTTTGAGTTTTTGTGCTAACGTTTCAGACTTAGTTATATAGTTTCTGAATTTATCATCTAAAATTAAATCAGCTGCATCTCTGGCGGCATTAATATAAAACAAAAACAGAAGAGAGTCTTCTTTATGTAGGTAGCTTAATCCATTTTCGAAACAAAGTAACGAGCTATCAATTTGTCGGTTTTTTCGATAATGTGTTGCATGTATATATTCTATTTTAGCACGGCTTATGTCCGATAATGGTTGATGAAGGTATGGTTTTATCCTTTCGCAAAAATCAAGCGATGATTGTTGTAATGTTCGTGAATTACTTTTTGCGTTTTGATATATTGAATCAATCTTAATGTCTGCTTCAGTTATGTCTTTTTTATGGCAACTGATGATAAAAAAAGGCAATATCATCAGCAGTAGCTTTTTTGCTTGCTTCATTTTAAGATTTGGACTGTTTGTTTAATTTTTATGTGTGAAATCAGATGACTTTCATGTGATAATGAGAGCTTTCTGAAAGTATTGCAAAATTACATAATAATATTGAACAAGAAAAAGCAATGCTTTCAAAATTTACCCGAATTCCGGATGTTTTAAAACTGTTCCGAGATCTTTAAAACTCCTAACAATCCTTACGTATAGCCGTATCTGTAGTTATTTTCGCCACCTGAATTTGAATGCATACTAGTAGCTAATCAGAGTGGTTTTTTGATAAAACAGGAGCGTGTAAATTACTAATTAATTGTATATGTTAAATAATAATGAAGTATGAAAAGGATTAAAGTGTCTTTAGGAGTATTGCTTTTTTGTACCGTCTTAATGGCTCAGAAAAAAGATGTGGAATGTGTTACTTTCCGAAAAGGATTTGACGAATTTCCATTGCCCGGGAAAGGGATAATAACCTTAACTGACGGTATGCAGATACCAGGTGAATTTCGAAGCGGAATGGTTGTAAAAATGGATAAATGGCAGTGGTACGACAAAAAAAATCAGTTACACCAAATAAAGGAGAAGGATGTAAAACGAGTAGAGTTCTATCCCGATAAGCAGTTTGTTGATAAGGATATTGAAGTTGATGTAAGTATAAATATTGGAGGTAAGAGTGCAACTGATGTAGAATCTAAAAATTTACCTTTTAATATTACTCAATTTAAAGATTTTGATACCGAAAAATACTATCAGCCAGTTGTGTTAGAAAGAGTGGTAAAGAGTATTGGTAAAAATGGGGATGAGAAATCGGATTTAATGTTGCTGGTTAATAATGGTTTTGATAGCAAATACAAAGTATATGTGCCTTTGGGAGCTAAGCAGGTATCCTTCGGTCGAGAATTGAATATACCGGGTATGTTGTTAGGGATAGGTAAAGAAATGGGAGACTATTATAAAACAATCAGGGTACAAAAAGTCGGCTCAAAAGAGAGTGTGGTTCTTAAGAATCCGGCTTTATTTTCCTTTTGGATAGGAAGCTTTCGTAATAAAGAATTTGTGGATTTGTTTGGTGATAATACTCGTTTTATGCAAGAGTGTTATCCTAAATCGATGAAACGAAAATTCAAATATACTCCGGAGTTCTTCTGGGTATACGATCATTTGTAATTCTGAAACAGTAGATAAATAATCAAAATTTAATTTTATTAAAAAGATAAGAAATGAAAAGATTAAACCTTTTGTGGGCTCTTATGGCCTTATTAATAGTTACGTCGTGTTCTAAAGACGATGAGCCAGGAAATGGCTTTGCATATTCAGATGAGAATTTAGTAGGTGTTTATAATCTGGAAGAAGTTCAGTCTGATGGTGATGTATGGACTGCTGAGTTAATTCTTATGGAAGATGGCACAGCTAGTTATAAATCCTACATAGATGGTTCTTTAAGTTTTGGTTACGAGGATTTAACATGGGGTCATTTGTGGTCGGATGTAAGGAGTGAAGGTCAGAATTATGAAGCGGTAGAAACCTATTTGTCTGATGGATCCAGACATCTTAATTTTATGGTAAAAACTAATACTGATGGATCTATTTACCTCAAAGGTATTGGCGTTTTTAATAAAACGGGTGTTATAAGTGATTTGGATGATAAAAATGATGGGCAATCAGATACAACTACTGAATATGACGAAGCTGACTTTATTGGAAAGTGGATTAATACCAGTTGGGATGTGTATATTGATTTAAAAGCTGATGGCATTGGAGAACAAAAAGATCCGTCGGAACAAGTTTATGATGTTAGCTGGAATATTGAAAAAGTTGAATCAGTTGATGATCAAGGAAACGACGTTATGGTTGATGCTATTGTTATTACTGATGATTCGGATATGTTTACTCAGCTAATTATTGAAAATGTAAATAATGTAATAACATTATATGACGAGGACAATACTATTCGATATTCTAAAGAGTAGTTGATAAGGTTTAAGTTGCTCTGATCTTACCTTAGATTTGAGATTAATTGGTCATCTTTTGTTTTAGATGGCCAATTTTTTTTGTTGTATTGCGAAGGATTTTTTTTGCGATAGAGTCAAATAAAACAGATTGCCTATCAGCAAAAGATGCAAATGCTAATAATAGTAACAGAACAAAAATGGATAAACAAGGAAAAAAATCGATTCATAAGTTGATGCGTTCGTTGCATCGTGATATTGGATTCCTGGTAATAGGTATGACACTTATTTATGCCATCAGTGGCATCGTTTTAATTTATCGCGATACCAATGTTTTTAAAATTGAACAGCTTGTTGAAAAGAAACTGGAACCGGGTATTACCGATAATAACTTGGGAAGTGCATTACATATGCGTCATTTCAGGGTTCAGAAAACCGAAGGTGACGTGGTGTATTTTAATACCGACGGTACTTATAATAAAATAAGTGGAGATGTGAAGTACACATCAACTACCTATCCTCAATGGATTCAGAAAATGAATGGTTTGCACATGTCGCCAAGCAGCAAAGTTTTACATTGGTTCGGATTGGTTTACGGTATTGCGCTTGCCTTTCTTGCTATTTCATCATTTTGGATGTTTAAAGTTAGCAGTCGCTTTTTTAAACGAGGTATGATATTTACTGCGGTAGGTCTGATTTTAGCAATTATTTTATTGTCTGTATAAATTTAATAAGTGGCATGTTATGAGTGGTCATGCCACTTATTTTTTTCTTATTCTGCTTTTATATGATTCACCACTTGTGTTTGGGTCGAATCATTTTTACTGCTGGTAACATCTCCGTTACAGTTGGTGAAATACACATAGTTACCTTCGTCTCTAAAACGATACACCTTACATCCATCGTGCTCAAACAGATATTCAACTGTGTAGCTCGAATTATTTTTGGGAGGTTCGCGTGTTAAAGGTTGCTCAATATAACATGATTGAAATAACAGTGTTAGTAGTATTATCATACTACCTTTTAAAAGCTGTTTCATAATAATTGGGTTAAAATTATACATCATCATCTCAACATTCACATAATGCGAAATGTGTTGAAAAGATTTTTGAAATTTATAAAATCTTCCCATTAACTTTATCCTCGCATTATGGATATTTTTACGCACATACTAAAACAATACTGGGGCTATACCGAGTTCAGACCATTGCAGGAGGATATTATCCA includes:
- a CDS encoding energy transducer TonB; amino-acid sequence: MKRMGLFVGLLLLSVSIMAQQEKIKQKFIEETRVEAPVFEGHEMITDMNEFMVEELSFLTEVDANGVEGIVSVQFTIEPDGSVVNPHVINSVSNMLDYAVLKAVKKSDKMWMAGKVNGEAITMDKTIYVKFDIPGNESHEELARENLQLAVKRICMIESIEKDLFLTEYKKDKKVNRKAKMAESFLCRAEKYSPDELSILFWQARLFELKGDMDRMNEKLNQYEELADANRFEEYLLNTNQLAIVQL
- a CDS encoding glycoside hydrolase family 43 protein encodes the protein MKYLYLISCLLFSMVSITAQPKVKQNIPLDSIVLSDPFILADKASHLYYMTGTGGLLWKSPDLKHWEGPYKVAQTDSNSWMGPKPMIWAAELHHYKNKYYYFATFTNRAVITDTVRGNAIERRASHILVSDKPDGPYVPMQDSIYLPADIPTLDGTFWVDTDNKPYMIYCGEWLKNWNGTMEKIELKPDLSGSIGEGHVLFRASDSPWNREKDENGDDTFNKVTDGPYLFKTATGKLGMIWTSWVYDVYTQGVAYSKSGTLDGPWIQEQDPITPPNFGHGMLFKTFDGQWLMSVHSHKVVAGRYIRVPHLFKVDLSGHKLVVGDIYKP
- a CDS encoding SGNH/GDSL hydrolase family protein gives rise to the protein MKNLTLIFFLIAMIFFSKNTDAQDWPNLERFRAENQQLHKPAKKENRVVFMGNSITEGWSQHHPEFFKDKPYINRGISGQTTPQMLIRFRPDVIDLEPKVVVILAGINDIAGNTGPSTLKMIADNIKSMAELAKANKIKVVLCSVLPANDFPWNPGTEPADKVIELNQMIKTYAESNKIIYVDYFSQMVDDQKGLKSELTYDGVHPTKAGYQVMEPLVEAAIKKAL
- a CDS encoding AraC family transcriptional regulator, whose protein sequence is MKQAKKLLLMILPFFIISCHKKDITEADIKIDSIYQNAKSNSRTLQQSSLDFCERIKPYLHQPLSDISRAKIEYIHATHYRKNRQIDSSLLCFENGLSYLHKEDSLLFLFYINAARDAADLILDDKFRNYITKSETLAQKLKKPQYQASCIGARALYLMNEEKYEQAEPLLYRADSILATYQITEERDSYQYLLGVGYRRRSYFPEAYEHLTQSMILCKKNGNMHCLLNVYINICRIYRKEKRFEEALKWQQKYMELCQQVHSPIQQRKSYEGMGIIYAEMKKWDKAKTYFQKAVDYARSIHHSESLAVALTNFGNFYRLQGDYNNAINYYKEAYNYKLKDNAQNLSLIRCINSLGKAYMENNNSVMAKKYLNMALNLSDSLESVYWKSIINKSFFNLYKKEKNYPEAIKYITSYLTLKNEVDQRNASDKLEKLLVRYETQEKDHTIAIQKQEIKIKRNTIIGISMIMLLLISLSVLIIVNKKIRSRAIQSIYKQHLETQQRQNLINSLLKEKSAQPINSNENRLMATLLKLLDDDQIFRQKELTLDIMAKRLNTNITYVSQLINKEFECNFNTLINRYRIDYCKKKITESKDENVLMKQIGFEAGFSSQSTFYNAFKNEVGITPTQFRKAIIIEKGI
- a CDS encoding PepSY domain-containing protein, giving the protein MDKQGKKSIHKLMRSLHRDIGFLVIGMTLIYAISGIVLIYRDTNVFKIEQLVEKKLEPGITDNNLGSALHMRHFRVQKTEGDVVYFNTDGTYNKISGDVKYTSTTYPQWIQKMNGLHMSPSSKVLHWFGLVYGIALAFLAISSFWMFKVSSRFFKRGMIFTAVGLILAIILLSV
- a CDS encoding DUF4884 domain-containing protein, producing the protein MKQLLKGSMIILLTLLFQSCYIEQPLTREPPKNNSSYTVEYLFEHDGCKVYRFRDEGNYVYFTNCNGDVTSSKNDSTQTQVVNHIKAE